Sequence from the Miscanthus floridulus cultivar M001 chromosome 16, ASM1932011v1, whole genome shotgun sequence genome:
GTGGAGCGCCGAGTGTCTGGACACCCGGCCCAGTCGGCGTCAGTGTAGACGACGAGGTCGGTGGAGTGAGACCGGTGGAGTAGGAGGTCGTAGTCGACAGTGCCTCGGAGGTAGCGGAGGAGGCGCTTGAGAGCTGTGAGGTGGGGCTCTCGGGGATCATGCATGTGGAGGCATATCTGCTGAACTGCATAGGTGATGTCTGGCCtggtgaaggtgaggtactgaaGTGCTCCTGCAAGGCTCCGGTACGCAGTGGGGTCTGGCACTGGGTTGCCCGCTGCCTCTGACAGCTTGGCCTGAGTGTCAACTGGAGTGGAGCATGGCTTACAGTCAGTCATCCCAGCTCGCTCCAGGATATCAAGAGTGTATTGTCGCTGGTGAAGAAGAAGACCGGTGGGACGAGGCTGAACTGTGACCCCGAGGAAGTGGAgcacaccaagatccttcatagcGAACTCCTATTGAAGAGAGGCGATGATACGCCGGAGGAGTGACGGACTGGAGGCTGTGAgcacaatgtcatcaacatagagcaGCAGATAGGCAGTCTCAGCGCCGTGGTGATAGATAAACGGAGAAGTATCTGACTTTGCCTCCACGAATCCCAATGTTAGCAGGTAAGCAGCAAACCGAGAGTACCAAGCCCGAGGGGCCTGCTTGAGGCCGTAGAGGGACTTGTTGAGCCGGCAGACCATATCAGGATGAGAAGAGTCAACGAAGCCTGCAGGCTGGCTGCAGTAGACTGTCTCAGTCAGAGTACCGTGCAGAAAGGCATTCTTGACGTCCAGCTGGTGCACGGGCCAGGAGCGAGAGAGAGCCAGTGAGAGAACCGTGCGGACGGTAGCCGGCTTCACCACTGGACTAAATGTCTCATCGTAGTCGACGCCAGGGCACTGAGTGAAACCCTAGagaacccagcgagccttgtaccGATCAAGGGAACCATCAGCCCGCCGCTTGTGTGTCCAGATCCACTTGCTGGTAACAACGTTGGAGCCAGGCGGACGGGGCACCAGATCCCATGTCTGGTTGGCGAGGAGTGTCGCGTACTCCTCCTCCATCGCGCGACGCCAGTGAGGATCCGACAAGGCGGCGCGAACGGAAGAGGGTACAGGAGAGACCTGTGGCTCGCCTGGCATCGCTGCGAGAGCTAGGGGCCATAGGGTACCAGCCGCGTGCCACGTCACCATAGGGTGAACATGACACGGGTGTCAGTGCAGGAGAGGCGGGTGGTACACCGACTGCTCGACACGGGCAGCCGAGGGTGGAGGTGGCGGCGTAGATGTCGACGGCGGAGAAGAGGTCACCGGTGGTGACCGAGGGGGCGACGGTGGTGGCGGGGCCGGCTCCGGATGCAGCGGAGCTGGTCGCACTCGGCGGTGGTAGACACGCACCGGCTATGCGAAACGTGCAGCAGGTGCTGAAGCCGAGGTCTCTGGACCCGCGCAGGGCGTAGGGCCAGGAGCAGCACCGGAGTCCGACGCTGTCGGACCCGTGCTGGGCGCAGGGTCACAGGCCGCACTGGAGGGCGTCGAGCCAGAGCACGGAGCTGGCGAAGGGCACGGTGGAGTAGTATATGTAGGACACAACGTCAATGGTGGCTGGTCCACCGTGTTAGTGGGAAACAGGGAGAAGAGGTCAAGGTCGGGGGTGGAGGGGGGTGGGAAGGTGGTGGAGAAAGGGAAGACGGACTCATCAAACACCACGTGGCGAGAGATGAGGATCCGACGAGAGGTGAGGTCAAAGCAACGGTACCCCTTGTGATCCGGGGAGTACCCGAGGAAGACACACTGAGTCGAACGGGGAGCTAGCTTGTGGGGAGCAGTGGCAGTGGTGTTAGGGTAACACGCACACCTGAAGGCACAAAGGTGATCGTAACGAGGGGGGTACCGAAGAGAGCATGGTGTGGAGTGGGAGCTGGGCAGGCAACGGAAGGTAGGCAGTTAAGGAGGTAGGTGGAGGTGTGCAGACTCTCAGCCTAGAAGTGAGCAGGAAGCGAAGCCTGGAACAGAAGGGTGCGCATGGTGTCGTTCGTGGTGCGAATCATGCGCTCAGCCTTACCATTCTGGGAGGAGGTATTGGGACATGACATGCGTAACTGCACACTGTGAGAGAGGAAGAAAGCACGAGAATTGGAGCTATCGAACTCACGCCCATTGTCACACTGAACGGCCTTGATGGTGAGGCCGAACTGAGTAGACACCCAGGCGAAAAAGTGGTGAAGCGTGGGGAATGCATCAGACTTAGCACGCAAGGGAAAAGTCCAAGAATAATGAGAGAAATCATCAAGCACAACAAGATAGTATTTATAGCCAGAAATGCTCATAACAGGAGACGTCCATAGGTCGCAATATACAAGATCAAAAATATGGGTCGCATGGGAAGAGGAGGTAGGGAAAGGAAGATGAACATGACGGCCCAGTTGGCATTCCTGACACAAGTGCTCATCGTGAGCCTGAGTACATGGTATGTCGGAACTACGACTAAGCTGGGTCAAAGCATTACGGCCAGGATGCCCAAGATGTCG
This genomic interval carries:
- the LOC136511328 gene encoding uncharacterized mitochondrial protein AtMg00810-like; amino-acid sequence: MKDLGVLHFLGVTVQPRPTGLLLHQRQYTLDILERAGMTDCKPCSTPVDTQAKLSEAAGNPVPDPTAYRSLAGALQYLTFTRPDITYAVQQICLHMHDPREPHLTALKRLLRYLRGTVDYDLLLHRSHSTDLVVYTDADWAGCPDTRRSTSGYAVFLGGNLVSWSSKRQPVVSRSSAEAEYRAVANGVAEASWLRQLLAELHSPLSRSTLVYYANVSAVYLSTNPVQHQRTKHVEIDLHFVRDRVAIGDVRVLHVPTTSQFADIFTKGLPSSTFSEFRSSLNITGG